A section of the Heterodontus francisci isolate sHetFra1 chromosome 7, sHetFra1.hap1, whole genome shotgun sequence genome encodes:
- the cnot9 gene encoding CCR4-NOT transcription complex subunit 9 isoform X2 produces the protein MHSLAAGAPVTALAQVDREKIYQWINELSSPETRENALLELSKKRESVPDLAPMLWHSFGTIAALLQEIVNIYPSINPPTLTAHQSNRVCNALALLQCVASHPETRSAFLAAHIPLFLYPFLHTVSKTRPFEYLRLTSLGVIGALVKTDEQEVINFLLTTEIIPLCLRIMESGSELSKTGKMVLQLSKEPSARLLKHVVRCYLRLSDNPRAREALRQCLPDQLKDTTFAQVLKDDTTTKRWLAQLVKNLQEGQVTDPRGIPLPPQ, from the exons ATGCACAGCCTGGCGGCGGGCGCG CCGGTTACTGCGCTGGCTCAGGTGGATCGAGAGAAGATTTACCAGTGGATCAATGAGCTGTCGAGCCCTGAGACCCGGGAAAATGCCTTGTTAGAACTCAGCAAGAAGAGGGAGTCGGTGCCTGACCTGGCCCCCATGCTCTGGCACTCCTTCGGAACCATTGCCGCCCTGCTGCAG GAGATTgtaaatatttatccctctatcaacCCCCCAACTCTGACGGCTCATCAGTCTAACCGCGTGTGTAACGCACTCGCATTATTACAATGTGTAGCATCGCACCCAGAAACCAG GTCAGCATTTCTCGCAGCTCATATCCCACTCTTCCTCTATCCGTTCCTGCACACTGTGAGTAAGACGAGACCTTTTGAGTATCTGCGACTTACCAGCCTGGGTGTCATAG GAGCCTTAGTAAAAACCGATGAACAGGAAGTCATCAACTTCCTTTTGACAACAGAAATTATTCCTCTTTGTCTACGGATTATGGAGTCGGGAAGTGAATTGTCCAAAACG GGTAAGATGGTGCTGCAACTGTCCAAAGAGCCCTCGGCCAGATTGTTGAAACATGTTGTCCGCTGCTACCTCCGTCTCTCTGACAATCCACG GGCAAGGGAGGCGCTCCGACAGTGCCTGCCCGACCAGCTGAAGGACACCACATTTGCCCAGGTGCTGAAGGATGACACCACCACCAAACGTTGGCTGGCCCAACTCGTCAAGAACCTCCAGGAGGGGCAGGTGACCGACCCTCGGGggatccccctcccaccccagtgA
- the cnot9 gene encoding CCR4-NOT transcription complex subunit 9 isoform X1: MHSLAAGAPVTALAQVDREKIYQWINELSSPETRENALLELSKKRESVPDLAPMLWHSFGTIAALLQEIVNIYPSINPPTLTAHQSNRVCNALALLQCVASHPETRSAFLAAHIPLFLYPFLHTVSKTRPFEYLRLTSLGVIGALVKTDEQEVINFLLTTEIIPLCLRIMESGSELSKTVATFILQKILLDDTGLAYICQTYERFSHVAMILGKMVLQLSKEPSARLLKHVVRCYLRLSDNPRAREALRQCLPDQLKDTTFAQVLKDDTTTKRWLAQLVKNLQEGQVTDPRGIPLPPQ, encoded by the exons ATGCACAGCCTGGCGGCGGGCGCG CCGGTTACTGCGCTGGCTCAGGTGGATCGAGAGAAGATTTACCAGTGGATCAATGAGCTGTCGAGCCCTGAGACCCGGGAAAATGCCTTGTTAGAACTCAGCAAGAAGAGGGAGTCGGTGCCTGACCTGGCCCCCATGCTCTGGCACTCCTTCGGAACCATTGCCGCCCTGCTGCAG GAGATTgtaaatatttatccctctatcaacCCCCCAACTCTGACGGCTCATCAGTCTAACCGCGTGTGTAACGCACTCGCATTATTACAATGTGTAGCATCGCACCCAGAAACCAG GTCAGCATTTCTCGCAGCTCATATCCCACTCTTCCTCTATCCGTTCCTGCACACTGTGAGTAAGACGAGACCTTTTGAGTATCTGCGACTTACCAGCCTGGGTGTCATAG GAGCCTTAGTAAAAACCGATGAACAGGAAGTCATCAACTTCCTTTTGACAACAGAAATTATTCCTCTTTGTCTACGGATTATGGAGTCGGGAAGTGAATTGTCCAAAACG GTCGCAACTTTTATCTTGCAGAAGATCCTATTGGATGACACAGGGCTGGCTTACATTTGCCAAACATATGAACGATTCTCTCACGTGGCCATGATCCTG GGTAAGATGGTGCTGCAACTGTCCAAAGAGCCCTCGGCCAGATTGTTGAAACATGTTGTCCGCTGCTACCTCCGTCTCTCTGACAATCCACG GGCAAGGGAGGCGCTCCGACAGTGCCTGCCCGACCAGCTGAAGGACACCACATTTGCCCAGGTGCTGAAGGATGACACCACCACCAAACGTTGGCTGGCCCAACTCGTCAAGAACCTCCAGGAGGGGCAGGTGACCGACCCTCGGGggatccccctcccaccccagtgA